A stretch of Rhizobium sp. TH2 DNA encodes these proteins:
- a CDS encoding phage terminase small subunit P27 family, which yields MTHLRGVKPALTPDRDPLAKAPRAPEWMTLEARAEWKRIMPRLIADRIITKADLTGVENYCVATGRVREIEAQFRLTGLEKTLFGMQNRAMQTARQLAAEYGLSPVSRARVGSAANDDDGDDNPLAVK from the coding sequence ATGACCCACCTTCGCGGCGTCAAGCCGGCACTTACTCCCGATCGAGACCCGCTTGCCAAGGCACCCCGCGCGCCGGAATGGATGACGCTCGAGGCGCGTGCCGAATGGAAGCGGATCATGCCGCGCCTCATCGCCGATCGCATCATCACCAAGGCCGATCTCACGGGCGTCGAAAACTATTGCGTGGCGACTGGTCGCGTCCGTGAGATCGAAGCTCAGTTCCGTCTCACCGGCCTGGAGAAGACGCTGTTCGGAATGCAGAACCGCGCAATGCAGACCGCTCGCCAGCTTGCGGCCGAATATGGATTGTCGCCGGTGTCGCGCGCCCGCGTCGGCAGCGCCGCGAATGATGATGATGGCGACGACAACCCGCTGGCGGTGAAGTGA